TATCATCGCGGCCGGCCACGCGGCTGCCGCCATTGCAATGGGCAAATGCTCGATCGCGCTCATCACGCTTGCCGGGCGACCGCGTACCGGACAAGAGTTGCAGGGTGAGATGCCGTTCCTGTCCGATCCGCTCGTTCCGGGCGTTCCTTATGAGGCGCCGTTCGGTATCAATATCGTCAACGCTTACGCCCTGGCGGCCCGGCGGCACATGCATGAGTTCGGCACCACATCCGAGCAACTCGCCTGGGTGAAGGTGGCGGCGTCGCACCACGCGCATCACAACCCGAACGCGATGTTGCGCGATGTGGTGACGGTCGAGGACGTTCTGGCCTCGCCGATGATCGCTGATCCACTGCACAAACTCGATTGCTGCATTGTGAGCGACGGGGGCGGCGCCCTCATCCTCGCCCGGCCTGAAATCGCGAAAACGCTTGCCCGACCTTTGGTACGCGTCCGTGGGTCGGGCGAGGCGTATAAGACGTTGGATGGCGGCAGGGTCGACCTGACATACAGCGCGGGGCGGGATTCGGGGCGCGCCGCATTTGCCGAAGCGGGCATCGCTCCCAGTGATATCGACTATGCCTCCATCTACGACAGTTTCACGATCACCGTGCTTATGCAGCTCGAGGATCTCGGGTTTTGCGACAAGGGCGCGGGCGGACGGTTCGTAGCGGATGGCGGCCTGATTTCGGGAGTTGGCAAATTGCCCGTCAACACCGACGGCGGCGGGCTGTGCAACAACCATCCTGCCAATCGCGGAGGAATGACCAAGATGATCGAGGCGGTACGCCAGTTACGCGGCGAGGCTCATCCGGCCGTCCAGGTTCCTGACTGTGCGCTGGCGCTCGCCCACGGCACGGGCGGGTTTCTGGGGACAAGGCATATTGGTGGGACCCTAATATTGGAGCGTGACGCGTGACAACAGACGAGGCCGATATGTCGGGCATTGCCCAATGGCGTTCCGAAACCGGCCAACTTCAGATCGGACGATGCAACGCATGCGCGACCCATCATTACTATCCGCGGAAGGTTTGTCCGTTCTGTTTCAGCGCTGACGTCTCATTGTCGGTCGTGATGGGCCGAGGCAAGGTGTACAGCCATAGCTTCACTCCGCGAGGTCCGAATGGCCCATATATGCTCGCCTATGTGACCCTCGACGAAGGGGTGACGATGCTCACCCATCTTGTCGATGTCGCGGTCGAGGATGTTACGATCGACATGCCGGTGGCTGTGGAATTCAGGCTGGTAGGCGATGGCCACGTTCCGGTCTTCAAGCCAGCATGAGCGCGGCCGAGGCCGAGATCCACTATAGCGTGGATGGCGATGTCGCGCATGTGCAACTGGCCGCGCCTCATCGCCTGAACGCGCTCTCGCCCGCGATGTCGGACGCGCTGATCGTCGCGCTTGGCCGTGCGCAAAGTGAATCGCGGGCGATATTGCTCAGCGGCGCCGGGCGCAGCTTCTGCTCAGGCGTTGATCTGGGTTCGGCGGATGCAGTCCCTCGCCCGGATCTTGACGGCGGCCTTATTCTGGAGCGTCATTTTAATCCGCTGATCACGGCCGTTCGCGACCTGCAAGTGCCGATCATCTGCGCGGTGCAAGGCGCGGCGGCGGGGGTTGGCATGGCCCTGGCATTATCCTGCGATATCGTCGTAGCGGGTAGCAATGCCTTCTTCCTCGCGCCGTTTGCCAGCATCGGCTTACTACCTGATAGCGGGCTTCCTTCGCTATTGACCCGCGCTGTCGGCCGTGCGCGCGCGCTTGAAGTGCTGATGCTAGCACAAAAGCTTAACGCCCAGCGTGCGCATGATTGGGGACTGATAGCGCGCGTGATGGCGGACGATACCTTATTGGACGAGGCACGGGCGCTGGCGACCACATTGGCAAAAGGCCCCACCGTCGCGCTGGCCGGCATTCGGGCCCTATGCTGGCACGCCGCCGAGCAATCGCTTGCCGCTGAACTTGACCTCGAGCGAGACATGCAACGCAAGATCCCCGCGACAGCGGATTGTCAGGAAGGCAACAGGGCTTTCCGCGAAAAGCGCGCGCCGCGCTTCCTGGGCCGCTAAGGCTCAGCCTGCTCCCGGATCGACGGTGTCGATTTATTTGTCGTTCCCGGCAATTTCCGCGCCCAAAAAAGCCATCTGCGTCTGCCATCGCCTACCACCCTTGCACGTCACCGATGATCACATGCTCCTGTCCGAAGCTTGCCGTGCACCGGGCGAGATCGCAGAATTGCGCTTCGTCTTCGCGCAACTGCGCAGAGGCGTAAATGCCAGCCTCACTGTGCGCCACCTCCAGACGATCCCGCTCGCTGTCCCACCACAATTCGGCAACGCCGTCAGTCAGTTGGTCGAGACCGCGGGAACGGGCAAACAGGCTCGCTACTTCACCCGCCTCCCCATGGAGCTGGACATAACGACGAATTCTCAGGTCCTGCGCCAGGCGTCGTACGAGCGGCGCATGCTGACCTATCCAGTAGCTCAGGAACTGCTCGTGTGTGAGATCGGGATGCCGGACGACTGCCAATGACATTTTGAACATCACTTCTCTCCCGATGCGTCTATCGCGCTGGGCCTTCAATCATGTTGCAGTGCCATCGACTTGCTGGCGCGCAGGCAAGCAAAAAACGATATTGTCGACAACAATCCCGCGATGGCGGCATTGAGTGACAGGCCGAAGGTCAATGCCTGCGGGCCACTCCACAGGCTGGAAAGGGCCACCACTGTCAGTGGTCCGACCGCGTAGCCTAGCAAGGCAGTTGCAAGAATATAGATGGATGTCAGCCGGCCGCGGATCGCGCGAGGTCCGAAAAATTGTAACGCCAGCGGCGCAAGAATGGCGACCGATGCAAGCCCGATCATCGCAACGAAGAAAGTCGCAATCACGAGAACCAGACTCTGCTGGCCTAGTCCGATCGGCAAAACAAGCGCGGCGAGCGTTCCACTGGCAATGAGTTCGATCAACGTACCGTCGGTACGCCCCCGCCGCGCCAAGTGCTGGGCGAGCCAAGGCCAGAAAACCGTCGAGACGACGCCGGCAAGCAATCCCACCGTCCCCAATCTGTAGCCGGCAGCGGCGACCGTTCCGCCGAACGTTCGGTAGATCATGGTCGGCATCCAGCTGATGGTGCCCATCGACACCATCGTAATCAGCGCCAGACCCAAATAGAATGGGACATAAAATCTGGCGTTATCGCCAATGTACCGCAGCATTTGTGCGAAGCTGACGGCATCACTGCGGCTTTCCGCCGCGCGGCCGCGGCGAGGATCGCGAGTAGTCAGCAGGATCACAGCTGCAAGAATCAGCCCCGGCATCCCCAGCAGGATGAACGTCAACTGCCAGGCGGCAAGGCCGGTTGGTGCCTCCAGCGATCCCGAGAAGCCGAGCACCGCACCCCCGAGCACAAAGGCTCCTGTGCTCATGATGCTGCCCATCGAGCCGTAAACCGCAGTGGGTAGGGCGCATCGTTCACGAGGAAAGAGGTCGCCGATCAGCGACACTGCCGCAGGCGTCAGGACAGCCTCCCCCAGCGCAACGCCGGCGCGAAGGATGAGCAACATCCAGAAGCTTGTGGCGAAAGCAGACGCGATTGTCATAGCGCTCCACAAGGCGACCCCAGCCGCCACGACGACGATGCGATCGCCCCGGTCGATACGGTCGGCGATTGGAATGCCGCTGAGCGCGTAAACTACGGCGAAGCCGGCGCCGAGAAGAAGAGCCAGTTGCCCGTCGCTGAGCGAGAGCGCGCTCGCCACCGGTTGCGCCATCAAGGCCAGCAAAAGCCGATCCGTGAAGGAGAGTGCATAGAGGATTGTCAGGAGGATGACGATATACCAACCCTGCCGCCCTGACCTTTGTTCAACGCGATCATCCAGATCGCCACCGACCATTGACGCGTCGTGTCGAGGGAGCATTGCGCTATCGTCTCCTGCTCTGGGCGGTGTCATTGTTGCGGATCGTAAATGCCGGCATTCAGCAGTTGATTTGATTGCAGATCGGCGCCGCTCAATCGATTGAAGAACCCCACCGAAATCCCGCCATCGACGGGGATGACCGCGCCGTTGACGTAAGATGCGTCGTCGTCGAGCAGCATAAGGACGACATTCGCGATATCGTCGGCCTGCCCGATCCGTGCGGCCGGTGTGCGATCCACGACGACATCGAGGAAGTAGTCAGGCAGCCCCCGGCGGACGAGGGGAGTATCGACGATCGTCGGTGCGATGCAGTTGACCCGCAACCCATGCCGCGCCCATTCCAGCGCCAGGTTCTTCACCAGGCCATGAACGGCGAATTTCGAGACGGAGTAGGCAATGCGCCCGGCGTGGGCACCGATCCCGTCAAGCGACCCAATACAAACGATGCTCCCCCGTCCCGCAGCGATCATGCCTCGCCCGAACTGCTGGCAGGCAATGAACGTACCCAGCACGTTGACGTCCATGACGCGGTGCCAGTCGGTTAGGGAATGATCTTCCGCCCGACCGCTTGCCGAGGTTCCCGCGCAGGTGACTAGGCCATGTACCTCGCCGAGATGGTCGATAATGCGCGCCGCGGCATCAGTCATTGCCTTTTCGTCGGCGACATTGGCCGCCAATCCGAAAATATTTGCTCCGAGTGCTCCCACCTCGTCGACGCAAAGCGCGATATCCTCGTCGCGCAGATCGATCATCGCTATCCTGGCCCCCCGGCGTGCAAGACCCAAAACTGTGGCCTTGCCGATTCCAGATGCGCCTCCCGTAACGACGACGGCTTTCCCGTCGAGATCGCGTATACTCATCCAACGTCCTCTCTTACTTCTGCTTCGCCGCGCGCCTTTCCGGCGGCGCACTCGGGCACGTCGCAATGCTCCTAGCAGTGGTTACGCCTTGTTGGCAGCCGACGCTGTCCCCTCCTCCGGGACAGACGAGGCGTTGCGAACGGTGCAGATCGGCAGCGAGGAGAAAAATTTATGGAGAACGGCGCACATTACGATGTGATCGTCCTGGGTTCGGGCGCCGGGGGACTTACAGCTGCGATTACCGCCTCTGCCCACGGGCGGTCGGTTCTGCTGGTCGAAAAGGCCGACGTGATCGGCGGCACGCTGGCCTGGTCCGGCGGGGGCGTGTGGGTACCTGGCAACCATCACATGGCCGATGTGGGCGAAAGCGACAGCCCGGAAAAGGCGCGCCTTTACCTCAGAGGGCACCTCGGAAATTATTACGATGAGGAGGCAGTCGACGCATTTTTGAGCAACGCCGCCGAAGCTTTCCATTTCCTCGAGGGTGTCGGGAAGTGGATTCGCTTCAAAAGCTATCCCGGATCGGATTATCATCCCCTCCTTCCCGGAGCGGCGGAAATGGCTCGCTCCATGTTGCCCGTGCCATTCGACGGACGCGTGCTCGGTGCATGGCTGGCAAAATTGCGTAGGCCAAAACGGGAGATGACGATCTTTGGAGGACTCCAGATCGAGGCTGCCGAGATCCCGCTGTTCCAGGATGTCTTCCGCTCACCCTCGGCATTTGCGCATGTTGTGCGCCGGCTTGCGCAATATGGCCTCGACCTCATCCGGCATGGCCGCAGTGTCCGCCTGATACGCGGCACGGCGCTGGCTGCGGCGCTTTTGAGGACGGCCCTAGACCTGCGCGTTACGATCATGCACGGCACGCAGGTAAGTCGTTTGCTGCAGGACGAGACTGGCCGTGTCACAGGCATAAGGATGCTGGCAAGGCCCGGCGAAGATGGTGAGATCGTTGCCCGCTGCGGCGTTGTCCTCGCGACGGGCGGCTTCTCGGCTAACAAGATGCTCCGGCAGCGCTACCTGCCCGATCCCGCAAACCACCTGACGCTATTGCCGAGCGCCAATGGCGGCGATGGTATTAGTCTTGCGCTTGCAGCTGGCGCGGTCATGGGTGCCGGAGCGGCCGCTCCAGCGATTTATGCGCCTGCTTCTCGTCGGCACCTGTCTGACGGTTCGGAAAGCGTCTATCCTCATTTCATGTTCGATCGGTGCAAGCCGGGATCGATGATCGTTGGGCCGGATGGACAGCGCTTCGTGAACGAAGCGGAGAGCTATCATACATTGGTCCAGCGGATGCACGCACTTAAGATCAGTCCGGCCTGGCTGATCGCCGGTCACGTATTTCTACGCCGCTACGGCATGGGATTGGCTCGACCGGCACCAAATCCCTATCGCCATCTTATCCGTGAGGGCTATCTCATCCGCGGCCGTAGCCTACACGAGCTCGCAACTAAAATCGGGGTAGATCCAGCTGGCCTGAGAGAAAGTGCCGAACGAATGACGCGTTATGCGCAGGCGGGGAATGACCCCGATTTCGGAAGAGGTGGGGACATCTATACCCGCAACCTTGGCGATCCCGCTCACGGTCCTAATTCGTCTTTGGGGGCGGTCGATGTCGGACCATTCTATGCGGTCGCCCTTTATCCAACCGATGTGGGCACCAGCTTGGGGCTGGCCGTCCGGGGCGACGGCGCAGTCCTTGCCGCTGATGGCACCACAATCCCTGGGTTGTTTGCCGCCGGTCTTGACGCAAACGCCGCTCTGCGAGGCTTTTATCCGGGCGCTGGCACCCAGATCGGACAGGCGATGGCGATGGGTTATGCAAGCGGCAAGTCGCTGGCAGACGAATAGGGTCGATCAGGGCGCCACGAGCAACGCAGCGCCCCGGCGATAGAGAGATCGTATCTGCAATACCCGACGAGTCTTCACGGTTGAACAATCTGCGGGGCTAAGCGGATGCTTGAGCGATGGATCGTTCAAGCTGTCGGCAAGAACGCTCCCCGCGGGTCCGCCATTCACGTCAACCGGCGAGGGATGTCACGCGCCTCGAGCGCCATCGATCTGGTAGACAGCACCGCTCACAAAACTCGCCTCGTCCCCGAGGAGCCAGGTGATGAGGTTTGCTGCTTCTTCCGGTGTTCCGGCGCGCTGCATCGGCATTGTCTTGAGCTTGTCAGCATAGCTTGGTCCGCCCGGGACGTGCAGCGCCTTGTTGCTCGAGCGCAGGAGCTCGGTGTCGATCGCACCGGGCGCCACCGAGTTGACCCGAATGCGGGGAGCAAGTTCTACCGAAAGTGTCTTTGTGAGGCCAATGACTGCTGCCTTGGAAGCGCCGTACAGACCCATGCCCGGCGCCGCTCGGATACCGAAAAGGGACGACATATTGACGATGGATCCTCCCTGTAGCTGCATATGCGGGACTGCCGCTTTGATCGCCACGAATGTTGCACGAAAATTGACCGCGAACACCTGCTCCAGATCAGCCAGGCTCGATTGCAGCGCGGGGCCCGACAATCCGGTGATCCCTGCATTGTTGTGCAGCATGTCTAGCCGGCCCCACCGGGCGGCGGCAGCCTCCACCATAGACGTGACGGCCACGACGTCCGCAACATCGACCTGCAGCGGCATCACTCGATCCGCGGGCAGGTCGGCCACGACATTGAGCAAAGCTGCCTCGTCAATGTCCGCCAGGCACACGCGCGCGCCCTCGGCGACGAGCCGCCGCACGACCGCTTCGCCCATGCCACGCCCAGCGCCGGTTACGATCGCAACCTTGTCGCTGAAATTGCCTCCAGTCATGCGGGATGAATTCCTTGAGTTACTGTCAGGGTTGTCGGCCATGTCACGCTTTTGGGTCGCGGTTGGCCATAGCGTTCAACCGCAACCGCGACATGGGCGAGAGACATGAGCAAGCCGTACAGGTTTTGATGCGCGGGCGGCAGGGCCGTGATCTCAAACCGTTCCAGCTCAGCCAACGCGGCATCGGCGCGGGGAGTGATTGCATCGTAGAAGGATCGGATACCGTCCATGTCGCTCTCAAACCGTGCGACGAAGCGCGCTTGGCAGTCGGGCTGGTTCCAGTAGCCTAGAAAAGGCGCGAGATCCTCAAAGCCAGGGGGCAGCACGTCGCTCATAGGCTCGCGCCACCAGACAGTCCCAGCGCATCCCGCGCCGACGACGCCTCAACCCAGCGCATAATGTGGGCGACGGAATGCTGGATCACCACTTCGCTTTGCGAGAGCTGCATGACGTCGGTCGCCCCGGAATTGATCCCCTTCTGGGTCCGTTCGACATTGCTAAGATCTTCCAGGATGATGTCGAGCGCATGCGCGATGCGATGCTCCATCGCAAAACGCTCGCGAATTCCAAGCGGCCTGCCAGTGTAAAAGCGCGCCTCGTGTCGCGTCTCGTTCTGACTGATGGGCCAGAACTGATGTGTCAGGATGCCAAGGGCATTGGTGTCGATATGCGTGTTCGGGAAGATATAATTGACGTCCATCGACCAGCTCGCGCTCTTGGTCGGATTGATTGCCGGATGACTGACAAAGCGTGCGATCGCCTCCGACTTGTCGGACGAGCGATGCCGCGGATCGAACGCCAGCGCCTCGATCGCCTGATGAGCCTTGGGCGCATAATCAGGCTTTCCATACATCGAGTTCACGCCATGCGGCCCGAAAGTCTGGACCATCAGAGGGCGACCGAACGGATTGCCATTGTCCGCGAAACGAGGCTTCAGGCTGACATCGTGAATTGCCGGGATATGATACGCCTCAGCAAAGGCGTCGCCAACGACCTTCCAGTTACATTTGAGCGTGGTCTGAATAACGACAGGATCGGCGGCGTGGATATAGTCGATCCCGCTCAGATGCGCTGCCATATCGCCAAGAAACTCCTCGAGCGTGATGTCGGGCTTGTCGCTGAAGTTCAGGAATATCCATCCCTCCCATATTTGGAGGTTGATAGCCCGGAGATGGCAGCTGGACTTGTCGAGGTTCTGAAAGTTCGCCTGGTCAGGCACACCGCGTAGCGCACCGTCCGTTGCGAACGTCCAGTTGTGGTAGCGACACACGAACGCCGGCTGATTGCCCTTGTCCTCCCATACCACCTGATTGGCGCGATGCGGGCAGACGTTGTGGAAAGCCCGTATTACATCGTCCTTGCCCCGAACGATCAGCACCGAGGCCGACAGGATGTCGACGGGTTTCACGACGAAGTCGCCCGATTTCGCGATCTCTTCCACCCGCCCCATCAGAAGCCAGGCGCGGCCAAATAGATTGGTACGCTCCGCATCATAGAATTCGGCAGAGCGATAGGGCGCGAGTGGAACTTGGCCGGTGTAGAGCGCGTCGAGCGCGGCGCCTTGCAGAACTTGCGAATACACCGTCATCGCGTTCCCTCCTGAACGGCCGCCGGGCGACGCGCTTCAAGATATTCGTCGATACGGACGATCTTGTCATCACGCAGTCTGGCCACGATGCAAACGGGTCGCGGCTCGAAAGCCTCCCCTGTTTTAAGCGTCGTGTGAATAACGTGTTGCTGCACATAGCCGTCTTCGGTTCGCACGCGGCGCACGTCAGTGTAACGGACCTCGGCGGCCTTCTCGAAAAAGGCCGACAAGAACGCTAGCGTCTCCACCCTGCCCTGTTCGACGCGGTCATAGCTATGCCAGACAACCGTGTCGTCGGTGTAGAGCCGTTCAACGGCTGCGACATCGCAAGATGTGATAGCTGCGCTCAGTGCCTCTGCAATTGCGAGCGGGTCCGTCACTAAACATCTCCTCCATTCCAGCCGCGCGACGCGGCTGTCAAAATTTGTAGCCCAACTGAAGCAATATTTCCCGCCCGCGTGCCACGACACCGCGTTGCTCGCCCAAATTGCCGGGGACGCTGGCGCCACCAGTCCGGTCGGAGGCATAGGTCAGGTAATATTTGTTTGTCAGGTTACGGCCAATCAGCGCCAACCGCCAATGATCGTCGTCGGTCGCAACGGCGAGGCTGGCGTTGAAGCGCCAAAACGAATTCTGCACCGCTGCCGGACTGAATGTGTCGGATGCGTTGTAACTTCCGCTGTAGGCAGCGTCGCCGGAGATCGTGAATGTCATATTGTCCACCGGCACATTATAATCGAACCCGGCATTTCCGCTCCAGTCGGGTGACCGCGCCGGCGCCTTGCCTTCGTTGTCCTGTTGCAGCGCCAGCGAAGTCGTGGTTGCGAAAGAGCAGCCCGGGGGCGGCACGGCTGTTGCACGAACAGAACCTGCCGGGAAGGCATATGAATAGCATTGCCCCACATAGTCGTGGAATCGGTTACGAACATAGGTGACCGCGCCGCGCAACGTCAGGCTGTCGCTTGCCCGATAGTTTCCATCAAGCTCAACACCACGCTGACGCAAGCCACCGGCGTTGCCGACCACGAACGTCACCCGCTGCGGATCGAAAGCATTGACTTGGAGATCGCTGAAGTTGAAAGCGAAGCCAGTCAGGGACAGGCGTAGACGACGGTCAAGGAACTGGCCCTTGGCACCCAGTTCGAAGCCCTTGACGCGTTCCGAGTTGAAGTCGAGGTCTGAAATCCGGGTACCTGTATTGACGAGCGCCGCCTGATAGCCGCCCGATTTGAACCCGGTCTTATAGGCCAGGTACACGGTCTGGTCAGGGGATGGGTGCCAGGTCAGCGTTGCTTCGGGCGACCAGTTATTCTCGGTGATCCGGCCAGACAAGCGGCCGGGCACCGTTTCCCGGGAAAGATGATGTTGGCAACGTTGAACGCTCCAAACCCGTAGAGGCTGGTGGTCGTGTCGAGCTTGCGTTCGTTCGTATATCTTACGCCTGCCGCAAACTCGACCTCCGGCATGACCTCCCACAAGACCTGACCAAAGCCTGAGAGGGTGCGCCCTTCCTGCTGCGTCAGTATATCGGCAGAATCGAACCGTTTGGCGATCGGATTATAGTTGGCGTCGTTCAACTTCACGTCGGCGTGATAATCGCGATCCGTCTTCTGATAATAGACGCCGCCGGCAAGGTTAAGTGCGCCGTCTAGATCGGTGGTGAAGCGAATTTCCTGGCTGAACTCCTTGATGGAGTCGGTTTCACCCGAATAAAGTTGAGAGTAGACTGTATGGTCAAGTCCGTACTGTGAGGCGACTTTCGCATAATTATATCCGGTCTGCGACGTGATTGTAACCTTGTCCAGATCTGCGACGATACGCCCCGATACGGACGTGAAATCGAGCTTGCCAAACGACCGCCCGGTACCATCCGTAAGGGGCACTCCAGCGCCTACCGTCGGGGAGACGTCGCCATTGCTCGTGTGATTGTCGGCTTTGCATTCGCCATATGGGTCCACGACACCATACATTCGGGGTTTATCGCCAACGCACGGCCCAATGTTCTGCGATGCCGTCCCCGGCCCCTGATCGCGATAGCGCGAATGGAACACCTTGAGGGTCGCGGTGAGTGTATCGGTGGGCTTATATTCAAGAGTGACGCGTCCGAGCAGTTCGTTGTTGCCATAGCGATCATGCCTTGCGCCTGGCAATGAGGCGGCACCTACAGGAGCACCGGTTGCAGGATTATAGAAAGGGTTGGCGATCGGCTGGGCATCGTTATGCATCCAGCCGTCCAGATCGCGATATCGAACTGCGACCCTGAAGCCCAGCGTGTCGCTTATCGGGCCGGATACGGTCCCATCCAGATACACCTCGTTGCCGACAAATTCATAGCCGGTTCCCAGTGAAACCTCGAAGTCCTTGGTGGGGCCGTTGCTTGTCAACGATATGACGCCAGCTGGGCTGTTCTTGCCAAAGAACAGCGCCTGCGGGCCACGCAATACGTCCACCTGTCCGATATCAAAAAAGCCGATCCCGGCAATTCGGCCGTTGCTTGTCTGGACGCCGTCAAGTGCTACCGACACCGCCTGTTCAAAGCCGGCGACATTTGCGGGCGAACTGATCCCCCGGATGCCGATCGTCCCACCGCCGGTCTGCCGCGTCGACGAAATGATGACCGAAGGCGTGAGTTCGGCGACCTTTGTAAGATCGGTAGCCACGCCGCGCTCCAATGCGGCCGGCGAGAGCGAAGAGACCGCAACGGGTACGCGCACCAGGGTTTCACCACGGGCTCGCGCCGTCACGACAATGTCTTCGGTCGAGGACACTTCAGCAGTCGGCTGGGGAGAACTGCCAGCTGTCGCGACCGGCACGGCATCTGTCTGAGCATAGGCCGCGCTCATGCCCAAAGACATGATCGACGCACCAGTTGCTAGGAGTGCTTTCAAGCTCGACATCTTTCGCATAACTATTCCCCTCCGTGATTCATCCGGCGATCCGGACTGATCTTGCGGGCACAATCTCAGATTATGGTATGCGGGGCAGTCCCCTTGCGTCGGGACAGGTGACCGGGCGAACCCGGCCACGGACCCGAATATGGTAGGGTTGGAAAAATGCGCATATCAACTTGGCGCGCTTGCCCGCATCAACCCGCGTCTTGTGGCAGCCTTTTTGAAGGGCTGGAACCGGATCGTCGCACGTCAGAGGCTGGCACTCTGCGGGCAAGCCGGATTTCCGGGGGACTGAACGCGAATGTCAGCCTACGGCGATCTTAAGTTTTCCAATTCCGCAATTGCACTCGATCCTGACGCCAGTGCTTACGCGCCCAAAAGCTGCCAGCCACGCCGGGGCGTCGAGCACTGCCGGTCCCCTGGAACCAGGGATCGCAAACGCAGGGCAGATAACTCACCAACCGAAGTCAGCGAGACAGGGAGGACGCGAACTCGCCTCTGTCTGGATAACCTTAGGAACGGTTGCGTGGCAGCGACAGGGCGCGCCGCCGCCAGGCAACCCTGTCTTGCCGCGTATCAGTCGATCAGGCGTGCGTCCGCAGCAATGGGCGGCGAAATGATCGCCATTCCCGTCTCCCAGCGATCGATTTGGTCAGCAAGTGCCAGGGTAGCGCCGATCTCGTCCAGACCTAGCAGGAGTGTTTCCTTGCGCCCGGGGCTGATGGCAAATTCGATCGGCGCACTATTCTCAGGAAGCAATTGCTGCGCAGGCAAGTCCACGCTCATCGTGGCCGTCCTGGGGTCGCTCGCTAGCGCAAGGAGCATATCCACCTGCGTTCTATCCAGAATGATCGGCAAAATACCGTTCTTGAAACAATTATTGTAAAAAATGTCCGCGAAGCTTGGGGCGATGATGCAGCGGATCCCAAAATCCGCCAGCGCCCATGGCGCATGTTCACGGCTGGATCCGCAGCCGAAATTGTCCAGCGTGATCAGAAGGCTGGCGTTCCGCCATGGCGATCCATTGAGTACGAAGTCGGGCCGCTCTGCGCCATCGACGTCGAAGCGCATGGCGTGGAAGAGGTGGCGTCCCAAGCCCTCGCGGCTGATGGTCTTGAGAAAGCTGCCTGGAAGGATTTTGTCGGTGTCGACATTCGCCAGCGGCAGGGCGGCAGCTATACCCCGAAGAGTGGTGAACTTACGCATCGGCGAGCCTCCGGACATCCGT
This window of the Sphingobium sp. CR2-8 genome carries:
- a CDS encoding enoyl-CoA hydratase-related protein → MQLAAPHRLNALSPAMSDALIVALGRAQSESRAILLSGAGRSFCSGVDLGSADAVPRPDLDGGLILERHFNPLITAVRDLQVPIICAVQGAAAGVGMALALSCDIVVAGSNAFFLAPFASIGLLPDSGLPSLLTRAVGRARALEVLMLAQKLNAQRAHDWGLIARVMADDTLLDEARALATTLAKGPTVALAGIRALCWHAAEQSLAAELDLERDMQRKIPATADCQEGNRAFREKRAPRFLGR
- a CDS encoding EthD domain-containing protein, producing MFKMSLAVVRHPDLTHEQFLSYWIGQHAPLVRRLAQDLRIRRYVQLHGEAGEVASLFARSRGLDQLTDGVAELWWDSERDRLEVAHSEAGIYASAQLREDEAQFCDLARCTASFGQEHVIIGDVQGW
- a CDS encoding thiolase domain-containing protein — encoded protein: MSINGQAYVVGAFEHPLRKAPHKTIPELHAEVVRGALDDAGLSLGDIDGYFTGTDAPGLGSVSMAEYLGLKPRFIDTTSTGGSGYIIAAGHAAAAIAMGKCSIALITLAGRPRTGQELQGEMPFLSDPLVPGVPYEAPFGINIVNAYALAARRHMHEFGTTSEQLAWVKVAASHHAHHNPNAMLRDVVTVEDVLASPMIADPLHKLDCCIVSDGGGALILARPEIAKTLARPLVRVRGSGEAYKTLDGGRVDLTYSAGRDSGRAAFAEAGIAPSDIDYASIYDSFTITVLMQLEDLGFCDKGAGGRFVADGGLISGVGKLPVNTDGGGLCNNHPANRGGMTKMIEAVRQLRGEAHPAVQVPDCALALAHGTGGFLGTRHIGGTLILERDA
- a CDS encoding FAD-dependent oxidoreductase, with the translated sequence MENGAHYDVIVLGSGAGGLTAAITASAHGRSVLLVEKADVIGGTLAWSGGGVWVPGNHHMADVGESDSPEKARLYLRGHLGNYYDEEAVDAFLSNAAEAFHFLEGVGKWIRFKSYPGSDYHPLLPGAAEMARSMLPVPFDGRVLGAWLAKLRRPKREMTIFGGLQIEAAEIPLFQDVFRSPSAFAHVVRRLAQYGLDLIRHGRSVRLIRGTALAAALLRTALDLRVTIMHGTQVSRLLQDETGRVTGIRMLARPGEDGEIVARCGVVLATGGFSANKMLRQRYLPDPANHLTLLPSANGGDGISLALAAGAVMGAGAAAPAIYAPASRRHLSDGSESVYPHFMFDRCKPGSMIVGPDGQRFVNEAESYHTLVQRMHALKISPAWLIAGHVFLRRYGMGLARPAPNPYRHLIREGYLIRGRSLHELATKIGVDPAGLRESAERMTRYAQAGNDPDFGRGGDIYTRNLGDPAHGPNSSLGAVDVGPFYAVALYPTDVGTSLGLAVRGDGAVLAADGTTIPGLFAAGLDANAALRGFYPGAGTQIGQAMAMGYASGKSLADE
- a CDS encoding Zn-ribbon domain-containing OB-fold protein, encoding MTTDEADMSGIAQWRSETGQLQIGRCNACATHHYYPRKVCPFCFSADVSLSVVMGRGKVYSHSFTPRGPNGPYMLAYVTLDEGVTMLTHLVDVAVEDVTIDMPVAVEFRLVGDGHVPVFKPA
- a CDS encoding MFS transporter, whose product is MVGGDLDDRVEQRSGRQGWYIVILLTILYALSFTDRLLLALMAQPVASALSLSDGQLALLLGAGFAVVYALSGIPIADRIDRGDRIVVVAAGVALWSAMTIASAFATSFWMLLILRAGVALGEAVLTPAAVSLIGDLFPRERCALPTAVYGSMGSIMSTGAFVLGGAVLGFSGSLEAPTGLAAWQLTFILLGMPGLILAAVILLTTRDPRRGRAAESRSDAVSFAQMLRYIGDNARFYVPFYLGLALITMVSMGTISWMPTMIYRTFGGTVAAAGYRLGTVGLLAGVVSTVFWPWLAQHLARRGRTDGTLIELIASGTLAALVLPIGLGQQSLVLVIATFFVAMIGLASVAILAPLALQFFGPRAIRGRLTSIYILATALLGYAVGPLTVVALSSLWSGPQALTFGLSLNAAIAGLLSTISFFACLRASKSMALQHD
- a CDS encoding SDR family NAD(P)-dependent oxidoreductase, whose amino-acid sequence is MSIRDLDGKAVVVTGGASGIGKATVLGLARRGARIAMIDLRDEDIALCVDEVGALGANIFGLAANVADEKAMTDAAARIIDHLGEVHGLVTCAGTSASGRAEDHSLTDWHRVMDVNVLGTFIACQQFGRGMIAAGRGSIVCIGSLDGIGAHAGRIAYSVSKFAVHGLVKNLALEWARHGLRVNCIAPTIVDTPLVRRGLPDYFLDVVVDRTPAARIGQADDIANVVLMLLDDDASYVNGAVIPVDGGISVGFFNRLSGADLQSNQLLNAGIYDPQQ